From Kangiella sp. TOML190, one genomic window encodes:
- the mutS gene encoding DNA mismatch repair protein MutS, protein MAKAENRSTKTSENLSAAKQNAPQHTPMMRQYWGLKNQHPDYLLFYRMGDFYELFYEDAKRAAELLDLTLTKRGASAGEPIPMAGVPFHAVDGYLARLVKLGESVAICEQVGDPATSKGPVARKVVRIVTPGTLYDENLLDAQSDQLLTAIYKKYEQYGLACIDMASGRFWLSEFDNQSDFQAELFRLKPAEIVVSDTQQTLVSQLNTSIKWQPDFAFDYEQNLANLLKHFQVANLDSFGCEDLNIAICAAGAVLEYAKKTQLNQLPHIRLLQRLQDSDQLTLDPATRRNLELTENLQGGEQNTLFEVLNSTKTVMGARLLKRWLHAPLSNKGLIEKRLEAVEQIQTEHRYIELQEILGSIADIERISTRVALGSANPRDLKRLEQGLQASQALLNEVQTKQLELSLAQQIYPLPQVQELLDKAIVEQPPMVIRDGGMIAAGFNAELDELKNLASDASDFMLKLEQQEKAQTGLSTLKVGYNRVHGFYIEISRAQSDGAPAHYIRRQTLKNNERFITPELKDYEEKVLSSKSKALALEKRLYQELILELQKFVAEIQSTASAVAELDLLTCFAERAESLQLNRPQLTNDAAIEISKGRHPVVEYHLKDPFIANDLSLNQKRRSIIITGPNMGGKSTYMRQTALIVLMAHIGCFVPAETAQIGTVDRIFTRIGASDDLASGRSTFMVEMSETANILNNATNKSLVLLDEIGRGTSTFDGLALASATIQYIHEKLSAYTLFATHYFELTQQAEEWDSMVNLHFGATEHQAGQKQQLIFSHQAKDGAANQSYGIQVAQLAGLPNPVITAAKQLLTHFEQVGTHDLNSGDPQLPKLEFAEKGEPSPQDSQLRTILESVEIDEISPRQALDLLYKLKETLK, encoded by the coding sequence ATGGCTAAAGCTGAAAACCGCTCCACGAAAACTTCTGAAAACCTTAGCGCCGCTAAGCAAAACGCGCCGCAGCATACTCCAATGATGCGTCAATATTGGGGTTTAAAAAATCAGCACCCCGATTATTTGCTGTTTTATCGCATGGGCGATTTTTACGAGTTGTTTTATGAGGATGCCAAACGTGCTGCTGAATTACTGGATTTAACCTTAACCAAACGCGGCGCTTCGGCGGGCGAGCCTATTCCTATGGCTGGCGTGCCTTTTCATGCGGTCGATGGCTATTTGGCACGCTTAGTGAAACTGGGCGAATCAGTTGCCATTTGCGAACAAGTTGGCGATCCAGCCACCAGCAAAGGGCCTGTAGCGCGCAAAGTAGTCCGAATTGTTACGCCCGGCACTCTTTACGATGAAAACCTGCTGGATGCTCAGTCCGATCAATTATTGACGGCGATTTACAAAAAGTATGAGCAATACGGGCTAGCTTGTATTGATATGGCCTCTGGTCGCTTTTGGTTGTCGGAATTCGACAACCAATCCGACTTCCAAGCTGAGCTATTTCGCCTAAAACCTGCGGAAATAGTGGTGAGTGACACCCAACAAACCTTAGTGTCGCAGCTAAACACTTCCATCAAATGGCAACCTGACTTTGCCTTTGATTATGAGCAAAATTTAGCAAACTTACTCAAACACTTCCAAGTAGCGAATTTGGATTCCTTTGGTTGTGAAGATCTGAACATTGCGATTTGCGCCGCTGGCGCGGTGCTTGAGTACGCCAAAAAGACTCAGCTTAATCAGCTACCGCATATTCGACTATTACAACGCCTTCAAGATAGCGACCAGCTAACCCTTGACCCTGCGACGCGGCGCAATTTAGAGCTGACTGAAAATCTTCAAGGCGGCGAGCAAAACACTTTATTTGAAGTGTTAAACTCCACTAAAACCGTCATGGGCGCACGTTTATTAAAACGCTGGTTGCATGCGCCCTTAAGTAACAAAGGCTTAATCGAAAAACGACTTGAGGCGGTAGAACAAATCCAAACCGAGCACCGTTATATTGAGCTACAAGAAATTCTAGGCTCGATTGCCGATATTGAACGGATCTCGACTAGAGTGGCTTTAGGCAGCGCCAATCCGCGTGACTTAAAACGTTTAGAACAAGGCCTGCAAGCTTCGCAAGCCTTGTTGAATGAAGTACAAACCAAGCAGCTTGAACTCAGTTTAGCTCAACAAATCTATCCCTTGCCGCAAGTTCAAGAATTACTAGATAAGGCCATTGTTGAGCAGCCGCCGATGGTAATTCGTGACGGCGGTATGATAGCGGCTGGCTTTAATGCTGAACTGGACGAGTTAAAAAACCTTGCTTCAGATGCCAGCGATTTTATGCTCAAACTTGAGCAGCAAGAAAAAGCGCAAACTGGCTTGAGCACCTTAAAAGTTGGTTATAACAGGGTACATGGTTTTTATATCGAAATTTCGAGAGCTCAATCCGATGGTGCACCCGCGCACTATATTCGCCGTCAAACCTTGAAAAATAATGAACGCTTTATTACTCCTGAGTTGAAAGACTACGAAGAAAAAGTGCTTTCCAGTAAGTCCAAAGCCTTGGCCTTAGAAAAAAGGCTTTATCAAGAATTAATCCTAGAGCTGCAAAAATTTGTGGCCGAAATTCAATCCACCGCCAGCGCAGTCGCCGAACTCGACTTGCTAACCTGCTTTGCCGAGCGCGCCGAAAGTTTGCAGCTCAATCGCCCCCAGCTTACCAATGATGCTGCGATTGAGATCAGCAAGGGTCGGCATCCCGTGGTAGAATACCATCTCAAAGACCCTTTTATTGCCAACGATCTCAGCCTTAATCAGAAAAGACGTTCGATTATCATTACCGGCCCAAATATGGGCGGCAAATCCACCTATATGCGGCAAACCGCCTTAATCGTATTAATGGCACATATCGGTTGTTTTGTACCCGCGGAAACTGCTCAAATCGGCACTGTCGACAGGATCTTTACCCGCATCGGCGCATCGGATGACTTAGCCAGTGGTCGTTCGACTTTTATGGTGGAAATGTCCGAAACCGCCAATATTCTCAATAATGCTACTAACAAAAGCTTAGTTCTGCTGGATGAAATTGGCCGTGGTACCAGCACTTTTGATGGGCTGGCTCTGGCCTCGGCCACTATTCAATATATCCACGAAAAATTAAGTGCCTACACCCTGTTTGCCACTCACTACTTTGAACTAACGCAACAGGCCGAAGAATGGGACTCAATGGTTAATTTGCATTTTGGTGCGACCGAGCATCAAGCGGGTCAAAAACAGCAGCTTATCTTTTCGCATCAAGCCAAAGATGGCGCAGCCAATCAAAGCTATGGTATTCAAGTAGCGCAACTGGCGGGCCTGCCAAATCCGGTGATTACAGCTGCCAAGCAGTTATTAACACACTTTGAGCAGGTTGGTACTCACGATTTAAACTCTGGCGATCCGCAGCTACCAAAGTTAGAATTTGCCGAGAAAGGCGAACCGTCGCCTCAAGATAGCCAGCTAAGAACGATCTTAGAATCTGTGGAAATAGATGAAATAAGCCCGCGACAAGCACTGGATCTATTGTATAAACTTAAAGAAACGCTAAAATAG
- the fdxA gene encoding ferredoxin FdxA, translating into MAFVVTDNCIRCKHTDCVEVCPVDCFYEGPNFLVINPDECIDCALCEPECPAEAIFEEDDVPAGQENFVELNAELSEIWPNITEKKDAPEDAEEWDGVENKLQYLER; encoded by the coding sequence ATGGCATTTGTAGTAACCGACAACTGCATCCGATGTAAACATACCGACTGTGTGGAAGTATGTCCGGTAGACTGTTTTTATGAAGGTCCTAATTTCTTGGTGATCAATCCTGATGAATGTATCGACTGCGCCCTGTGCGAGCCCGAATGCCCTGCAGAAGCGATTTTCGAAGAAGACGACGTGCCAGCGGGCCAAGAAAACTTTGTCGAACTAAACGCTGAACTTTCGGAAATCTGGCCGAATATCACCGAAAAGAAAGATGCTCCTGAAGATGCCGAAGAATGGGATGGGGTTGAGAATAAGCTTCAATATTTGGAACGATGA
- a CDS encoding amidohydrolase family protein, translating to MSKMFKKPKVTLAVAAMFVLGLSACDNSSEQSNNKNNLPVDAKSNNSQEMANSNANSDVSPDNSETVAIESLQYNIFNKEDTAGTYKVEKDGNFVKANLSMGWNNRRIESEETLEVDEQGFVVKQQVKGISAFGAPIDESYSFGNGVATWNSLNESGEAETDGKAFYVPIDGTGASNEFLVKALAKDPDNKIDLLPSGTASLVKLDSVTLNNGTQEKKVHLIGIAGFGFTPDFAWYDDDYNFFATDGGGWFGVIPEGWGREHLEQLSAIQKRADNDYLKDLAQKLTHTVDGVILINNVNYVDVEKGELVKDQSIMVRDGKIFALGRKIPRIAVAKTIDAKGKTLIPGLWDMHGHLQKSDGLLNIPAGVTNVRDMGNTHDNIVDIERMSEANEIMGGDVYRSGFMDRESPYAMKMGKTVDSLEAAKAAVDWYAEQGYPQIKTYSSMEPEWVKPLAEHIHSKGMKLSGHIPAFMTAEEAVDAGFDEIQHINMLFLNFMGSIDTRKRLRFTMVGEQAGELDLNSKEVEDFIAKLKTKGTVIDATLSVFKSLFQAKAGRINPEVADIYDHLPVTVARNFKTAILDIKDEERAAYDKSTQALGAMVKKLHDSGVKVVAGTDGIAGFTLHQELIDYAQAGISNADVLKIATIDSANVVGAGETNGSIAVGKQADLVFVDGNPLEDMQALRNISLVIKGQNLYKPDEIYQAIGVKPFTQSIDIQ from the coding sequence ATGTCAAAAATGTTTAAAAAGCCTAAAGTTACTTTAGCCGTTGCAGCTATGTTTGTGCTGGGGCTTAGTGCTTGCGATAACTCCTCTGAGCAATCGAACAATAAAAATAATCTGCCTGTTGATGCTAAGTCAAATAATAGCCAAGAAATGGCTAATTCTAATGCCAACTCTGATGTTAGCCCGGACAATTCGGAGACGGTTGCGATAGAGTCCTTGCAATACAATATTTTTAATAAAGAAGACACTGCTGGAACTTATAAAGTCGAAAAAGACGGTAACTTTGTAAAAGCCAATTTAAGCATGGGCTGGAATAATCGTCGTATCGAATCCGAAGAAACGTTAGAAGTTGATGAGCAAGGCTTTGTGGTTAAGCAGCAAGTTAAAGGAATTTCTGCCTTTGGAGCACCAATTGATGAAAGCTATAGCTTTGGCAATGGCGTTGCTACTTGGAATAGTCTCAATGAAAGCGGTGAGGCTGAAACTGATGGCAAGGCGTTTTACGTACCTATCGACGGTACTGGCGCGTCCAATGAGTTCTTGGTTAAAGCTTTAGCAAAAGATCCCGATAATAAAATTGACCTTTTGCCATCAGGCACCGCCAGTTTGGTCAAACTTGATAGCGTCACTTTAAATAATGGCACGCAAGAGAAAAAGGTGCACTTGATTGGTATTGCCGGCTTTGGCTTTACTCCCGATTTTGCTTGGTACGACGATGATTATAATTTCTTTGCTACTGATGGTGGCGGTTGGTTTGGTGTGATCCCGGAAGGTTGGGGACGTGAACATCTTGAACAATTAAGCGCTATTCAAAAACGAGCAGATAATGATTACCTAAAAGATTTGGCGCAAAAATTAACGCATACCGTCGATGGCGTAATTTTGATCAACAACGTGAATTATGTGGACGTTGAAAAGGGCGAGTTAGTAAAAGATCAAAGCATTATGGTTCGCGACGGTAAGATATTTGCTTTGGGTAGAAAAATTCCAAGAATTGCAGTAGCAAAAACCATTGATGCCAAGGGTAAAACTCTTATTCCTGGCTTGTGGGATATGCACGGCCATTTGCAAAAATCTGATGGCTTGCTCAATATTCCCGCGGGCGTGACCAATGTGCGTGATATGGGCAATACCCACGATAATATTGTTGATATTGAACGCATGAGCGAAGCCAATGAAATTATGGGCGGAGACGTTTATCGCTCTGGCTTTATGGACAGAGAAAGCCCTTATGCCATGAAAATGGGTAAAACTGTGGATTCGTTGGAAGCGGCCAAGGCAGCGGTGGATTGGTACGCTGAGCAGGGCTATCCGCAAATCAAAACCTACAGCTCGATGGAGCCTGAGTGGGTTAAGCCGTTGGCGGAACACATTCACAGCAAAGGTATGAAGCTGAGCGGCCATATTCCTGCTTTTATGACTGCTGAAGAAGCAGTGGATGCGGGTTTTGATGAAATTCAACACATTAATATGCTGTTCTTAAATTTCATGGGTTCGATTGATACTCGTAAGCGTTTACGCTTTACCATGGTTGGCGAACAAGCGGGCGAACTCGATTTAAACAGTAAAGAAGTTGAAGATTTTATCGCTAAGTTAAAAACCAAAGGCACTGTAATTGATGCCACCTTGTCAGTGTTTAAATCGCTATTCCAAGCTAAAGCCGGCCGCATTAATCCTGAAGTTGCGGATATTTATGATCATTTGCCAGTGACGGTTGCGCGTAATTTTAAGACTGCGATCTTGGACATTAAAGATGAAGAGCGTGCAGCTTATGATAAGTCTACCCAAGCGCTTGGTGCAATGGTAAAGAAATTGCACGATAGCGGCGTTAAGGTGGTGGCAGGAACCGATGGGATTGCAGGATTTACATTACACCAAGAATTGATTGATTATGCGCAAGCGGGGATCTCCAATGCCGACGTTCTTAAAATCGCGACTATCGATTCAGCTAATGTGGTTGGTGCTGGTGAGACTAACGGTTCAATCGCTGTTGGCAAGCAGGCAGATTTGGTGTTTGTCGATGGTAACCCGCTTGAAGATATGCAAGCCTTGCGTAATATTTCGCTGGTGATTAAAGGTCAGAATCTATATAAGCCCGATGAAATTTATCAAGCAATTGGAGTAAAGCCTTTTACCCAGTCGATTGATATTCAGTAG
- a CDS encoding fatty acid desaturase: MSEQTTSATNGKSGWIWTNLIFFGLSFLVAITIVPWYGIEYGYHWSTWAWGIGLWLFSSTSISMGYHRLWSHRAYEAHPVLWVIMAFGGCLALQNSALHWSSDHRIHHKHVDHDHKDPYSASRGFWHSHIGWLLKRENEDKRYDEQYDRCPDLKRDPIVMFQHKYYWLLSGFVNVAIPVLLGLVTGDFWEMILVAGVLRLVWSHHLTFFINSLAHIWGSRPYTEENSARDNLVLAVLTGGEGYHNYHHKFQYDYRNGVRWWHFDPSKWWIKALSWIGVTKNLKSVSAEKIEKAKAETLLLKAKEKTAHLPNAEEIMQKLHDEYEQLVAKLAETYAAQKQWLEAKKNELVESYEHSKLYQEYQQLKKNFELQKASWLQLAKQYA, translated from the coding sequence ATGTCAGAGCAAACAACTTCCGCAACCAATGGCAAATCTGGCTGGATTTGGACTAACCTTATCTTTTTCGGCTTAAGCTTTTTAGTTGCTATTACTATAGTGCCTTGGTATGGAATTGAATATGGCTACCACTGGTCAACTTGGGCGTGGGGTATTGGGCTTTGGCTTTTCTCAAGCACATCCATTTCGATGGGCTATCACCGGTTATGGTCGCATCGAGCTTATGAAGCTCATCCGGTTTTATGGGTAATTATGGCTTTTGGCGGTTGCTTGGCTTTGCAAAATAGTGCTTTGCACTGGTCATCGGATCATCGAATTCACCACAAACATGTGGATCACGATCATAAAGATCCTTATTCGGCCAGTCGTGGCTTTTGGCACTCGCATATTGGCTGGCTGCTTAAAAGAGAAAACGAAGACAAGCGCTACGATGAACAGTACGATCGTTGTCCCGATCTTAAGCGTGATCCGATTGTGATGTTCCAGCACAAATACTATTGGTTACTTAGTGGTTTCGTTAATGTTGCGATCCCTGTTTTGTTGGGGCTTGTAACTGGCGATTTCTGGGAAATGATTTTAGTGGCGGGTGTATTACGCTTGGTTTGGTCGCACCATCTAACATTTTTTATTAATTCTCTGGCTCATATTTGGGGCAGTCGTCCTTATACCGAAGAAAACTCGGCGCGTGATAATTTAGTCTTGGCCGTGTTAACTGGCGGCGAGGGGTATCATAATTATCATCATAAATTTCAATACGACTATCGAAATGGTGTTCGCTGGTGGCATTTTGATCCGTCAAAATGGTGGATTAAGGCTTTAAGCTGGATCGGTGTCACTAAAAATCTAAAGTCAGTCTCGGCAGAAAAAATAGAAAAAGCTAAAGCCGAAACTTTATTGCTAAAGGCAAAAGAAAAAACAGCGCACTTGCCCAATGCAGAAGAGATAATGCAAAAGTTGCATGATGAATATGAGCAATTGGTTGCTAAGTTGGCTGAAACCTATGCGGCGCAAAAGCAATGGTTGGAAGCTAAAAAGAACGAGCTCGTTGAATCTTACGAGCATTCAAAATTGTATCAAGAGTATCAACAACTGAAAAAGAACTTTGAGTTACAAAAAGCCAGTTGGTTACAACTCGCTAAGCAGTACGCTTAA
- the fabR gene encoding HTH-type transcriptional repressor FabR, with protein MAGTRALQKEKTRQAIIEAALNQLTAEHGFSNLSLREVAREAGIAPMSFYRHFNDMEELGLTLVDECGVTLRQLMRKARKRIERKGSVIKTSVETFMEFIEKNPNVFRLLLRERSGTSPAFRDAVAREIKHFEDELTDYLISEGDYDSDYAYALAEGLVTLVFNAGAEALDLNRRKRSELKQRLVTQLRFLAVGAANVHKREAHA; from the coding sequence ATGGCCGGCACCCGCGCCCTACAAAAAGAAAAAACCCGCCAAGCAATCATCGAAGCAGCTCTAAATCAACTCACAGCTGAGCATGGTTTTAGTAACCTTAGTCTGCGCGAAGTAGCGCGTGAAGCGGGCATTGCCCCTATGTCCTTTTATCGTCATTTCAATGATATGGAAGAACTGGGACTAACTTTAGTCGATGAGTGCGGCGTTACTTTACGCCAACTGATGCGCAAAGCGCGCAAACGGATTGAAAGAAAAGGCAGTGTGATTAAAACTTCGGTAGAAACCTTTATGGAGTTTATCGAAAAAAACCCCAATGTATTCCGGTTGCTGCTTAGGGAGCGTTCAGGCACTTCCCCTGCTTTTCGCGATGCCGTGGCTCGCGAAATCAAACACTTTGAAGATGAGCTTACCGATTATTTAATTAGCGAAGGCGATTATGACAGCGACTACGCCTACGCACTTGCCGAAGGTTTAGTCACACTGGTTTTTAATGCAGGTGCTGAAGCATTGGATCTCAACCGTCGTAAACGTTCAGAGCTCAAGCAAAGACTAGTAACGCAATTACGGTTTCTAGCCGTTGGTGCAGCCAATGTTCACAAACGAGAAGCCCATGCCTAA
- a CDS encoding carbon-nitrogen hydrolase family protein: MPKPTKNSDRLLVALAQISPVWLNKIATIDKICSFIEQAGNQGCDLVCFGEALLPGYPFWVENTGGAKFNNDLQKSLYAHYSSQAINIDNGDLAQIQKSCESKQIACYLGIIERAHDRSGHSLYCTLVYLDKAGSIQSTHRKLVPTHEERLVWSIGDGNGLRTHKLASFTLGGLNCWENWLPLARTSLYAQGEDLHIAVWPGGDHNTFDITPFIAKESRSYVVSVSGLLTKEQIPKELPFYQQIIDHMPNSLANGASCVAKPNGDWLLEPQVGKEELFVIELDHQEVRKERSLIDVSGHYSRPDVTKLIVNRQRQKVADFED, encoded by the coding sequence ATGCCTAAGCCAACTAAAAATTCCGACAGGTTATTAGTTGCTTTAGCGCAAATTTCTCCCGTGTGGCTCAATAAAATAGCAACTATCGATAAAATTTGTAGCTTTATCGAGCAGGCTGGCAACCAAGGCTGCGACTTGGTTTGTTTCGGCGAAGCTTTGCTGCCAGGTTATCCTTTTTGGGTAGAAAATACTGGCGGGGCAAAGTTTAACAATGATTTGCAAAAATCACTCTATGCTCACTATTCCTCTCAAGCCATTAATATTGATAATGGTGATTTAGCACAAATCCAGAAAAGTTGTGAATCTAAACAAATCGCCTGCTATTTAGGTATTATCGAACGCGCTCACGATCGCTCGGGACATAGCCTTTACTGTACGCTTGTTTACCTTGATAAGGCCGGTTCAATACAATCGACTCATCGTAAATTGGTGCCAACTCATGAAGAGCGACTAGTTTGGTCTATTGGCGATGGTAATGGCCTTAGAACTCACAAGTTAGCAAGTTTTACTCTAGGCGGCTTGAATTGCTGGGAGAATTGGTTGCCACTTGCTCGAACGTCGCTATACGCGCAGGGTGAAGACTTACATATTGCGGTTTGGCCTGGCGGTGATCACAATACCTTTGACATTACGCCTTTTATCGCCAAAGAATCTCGCAGCTATGTGGTGTCGGTTTCAGGCTTGTTAACTAAAGAACAAATCCCTAAAGAGCTGCCCTTCTATCAACAAATTATTGACCATATGCCAAACTCGCTGGCCAATGGCGCTTCCTGTGTTGCCAAACCAAATGGAGACTGGCTACTAGAGCCGCAAGTCGGCAAAGAAGAGTTGTTTGTGATCGAGCTTGATCATCAAGAAGTAAGAAAAGAGCGCTCCTTGATTGATGTTAGCGGTCATTACTCACGACCTGACGTAACTAAATTAATCGTTAACAGGCAAAGGCAGAAAGTTGCCGATTTTGAGGATTAA
- a CDS encoding SdpI family protein has translation MIFYFVGLFAVGLVFYYLSGKMANPDFKPNALSGIRTPETLADKEIWRLVNTKAAVYFRQFSYGIFALAFMSLAFARGILALLIFIGFVVLVCLLLWRHGQLKEYAKQLYAQKYPKKITQEDEED, from the coding sequence GTGATTTTTTACTTTGTCGGCTTATTTGCCGTGGGTTTGGTGTTTTATTATCTGTCAGGAAAAATGGCTAACCCCGACTTCAAGCCTAATGCACTGAGCGGAATTAGAACGCCGGAAACTTTGGCAGACAAAGAAATTTGGCGACTGGTTAATACCAAAGCCGCGGTTTACTTTCGACAATTTTCCTACGGCATTTTTGCTTTAGCCTTTATGTCTCTCGCTTTTGCGCGCGGTATTTTAGCTTTGCTGATTTTTATCGGTTTTGTGGTGCTAGTGTGTTTGTTGTTATGGCGTCATGGACAGCTAAAAGAATATGCTAAGCAACTGTATGCGCAAAAGTATCCTAAGAAAATAACGCAAGAAGATGAGGAAGATTAA